One region of Limnospira fusiformis SAG 85.79 genomic DNA includes:
- a CDS encoding RNA-guided endonuclease InsQ/TnpB family protein — protein sequence MRIYPSPGLNQVWRKWLAACRYCYNQAIALSRSGKRLSKLKLRNKVMQSDLPEWVKETPCHIRQNAIFDAYLAFSASPGARFRSCRDSSQAIKFNDANFSSGSWYPRLTKGLTFMVSEPIPKTCGQGTQLVFTKGRWLAIFPEPVAVTPTDATGVIALDPGVRTFITGFDGSRFLELGSGDIGRITRLCQHLDDLMSRIAKEPCRSRRRRMRQAAQRMRTKIRNLVDEAHKQIAHYLTHNYSIIFLPTFETSDMASQVKRLIRSKTARAMLTWAHYRFKLTLRHQGEITGTTVVDMTEEYTSKTCTHCGHVHSQLGGSKVFRCPECGFTLPRDWNGALGIFLKALRDTASVTLTGNSAIVALSGNSRINVA from the coding sequence ATCCGGATTTACCCCAGCCCAGGGCTAAATCAAGTCTGGCGTAAATGGCTGGCTGCTTGTCGGTATTGCTACAACCAAGCAATTGCATTATCCCGGAGTGGTAAACGACTAAGCAAGTTAAAGTTACGCAATAAAGTGATGCAGAGTGACTTACCCGAATGGGTCAAAGAAACACCCTGCCATATTCGGCAGAATGCTATCTTTGATGCCTATCTCGCCTTTTCAGCCAGTCCTGGCGCAAGGTTTAGGAGCTGTCGGGATAGTTCTCAAGCCATCAAGTTTAACGATGCTAATTTCTCTTCAGGGAGTTGGTATCCAAGACTAACGAAAGGATTAACTTTCATGGTTTCCGAACCCATCCCTAAAACTTGCGGGCAAGGGACTCAGTTGGTGTTTACCAAAGGTCGATGGTTGGCGATTTTCCCTGAACCAGTTGCCGTTACCCCAACTGACGCTACTGGCGTGATTGCATTAGACCCGGGTGTGCGAACTTTCATAACCGGGTTTGATGGTTCACGATTTCTGGAATTGGGCTCCGGGGATATTGGACGCATTACTAGGCTATGTCAACATTTGGATGATTTAATGAGCCGAATCGCCAAGGAACCCTGTCGTTCAAGGAGGCGACGGATGAGGCAAGCGGCTCAACGAATGAGAACTAAAATCCGGAATTTAGTGGATGAGGCCCACAAGCAAATTGCTCACTACTTGACTCACAACTACAGCATAATTTTTTTGCCCACCTTCGAGACTTCCGATATGGCCAGTCAGGTGAAGCGTCTAATCAGGTCTAAGACTGCCCGCGCCATGCTGACATGGGCGCATTATCGATTCAAACTAACCCTGAGACATCAAGGGGAAATAACTGGAACCACAGTTGTAGATATGACGGAAGAATACACCAGCAAAACCTGTACTCACTGTGGTCATGTGCATTCCCAGCTAGGTGGCTCAAAAGTGTTCCGATGTCCGGAGTGTGGGTTCACTCTACCCAGGGACTGGAACGGTGCTTTGGGAATCTTTCTAAAAGCTTTGCGGGATACCGCCTCTGTTACCTTAACGGGTAATAGTGCTATCGTCGCATTGTCAGGCAATAGCCGGATAAATGTTGCGTAA
- a CDS encoding CHAT domain-containing protein: MLRKCISPTLSIAIARLNSPTGNHFATWVFNSVNASDYVHHDCIWPESLSQLWQAWLEMFSPDSLPLGVSESAMNDPQFSLPPLSAALETKPSYSSRLMQQLGIDLWQWLFQGAIQSSFHRCQGLALGQKCPLRIRLDVRSPNLIPLPWEIMQSQAGQPAISLSPRLLFSRTTCDVQPLSDRPLIQALNILLVLGHNDIPQCQTPPATNSHWLELEKEASQIAEVLANTTDPGSDSSRSDRLPCFIKTLIQPSVAQLITELETPQQLGQIPYNVIFYAGHGLTGPDGGLLFLQEQTTINGTELAQVLVRCGITLAVFNACWSAVPAMELSSTLQNITLPAIPSSSLAKVLIHHGVPAVLGMRDSITDSEALSFIQTFARALSERMPIDRAVAIARQQLLTLYKFNQPAWTLPILYMHPEFNGFLAPTEDAIRTQLPANSPTALGYCLPRAYLKLQQTTEEVTSKSWLIEAGRVQIGRSEQNDIVWHESWISNQHAEIFCRNGNGSPTNPPTYFLRDFSRYGTLVWEEQKQQWHRIHHQEVQLSSGTKLKFGSSQGRIWEFLIDSP; encoded by the coding sequence ATGTTGCGTAAATGTATCAGTCCGACCCTAAGTATTGCGATCGCTCGTTTGAACTCACCCACAGGCAACCACTTCGCCACCTGGGTGTTTAATTCTGTCAATGCCAGCGATTATGTCCACCATGACTGTATATGGCCAGAATCCCTCTCACAATTATGGCAAGCCTGGTTAGAAATGTTTTCCCCAGATAGCTTACCCCTAGGGGTGAGTGAGTCAGCCATGAATGACCCGCAATTTAGTCTACCACCATTATCAGCCGCTCTGGAAACCAAACCCAGCTACAGCAGCCGACTAATGCAACAATTGGGAATAGATTTATGGCAGTGGCTGTTTCAGGGAGCAATTCAAAGCAGTTTCCACCGTTGTCAAGGACTAGCCCTAGGCCAAAAATGTCCGCTGAGAATACGATTAGATGTGCGATCGCCCAATTTAATTCCCCTACCATGGGAAATTATGCAATCACAGGCGGGACAACCAGCCATCTCCCTAAGTCCGAGGCTGTTATTTAGTCGCACTACCTGTGATGTCCAACCATTAAGCGATCGCCCCTTAATCCAAGCCCTAAACATCTTATTAGTTTTAGGTCATAACGACATCCCCCAATGTCAAACCCCACCAGCCACAAATTCCCATTGGCTGGAATTAGAAAAGGAAGCCTCACAAATTGCGGAAGTTTTAGCCAACACCACCGACCCAGGATCTGACTCATCAAGAAGCGATCGGCTACCCTGTTTCATCAAAACACTAATCCAGCCCAGTGTAGCCCAACTAATTACGGAACTAGAAACCCCCCAGCAGCTAGGTCAGATACCGTATAACGTGATCTTCTATGCAGGTCATGGCTTGACGGGTCCTGATGGTGGTTTACTATTTCTACAAGAGCAAACTACCATTAATGGTACAGAATTGGCTCAAGTTCTAGTGCGCTGTGGTATCACTCTAGCGGTATTTAATGCCTGCTGGAGTGCAGTCCCAGCCATGGAATTATCATCGACTCTACAAAACATCACTCTTCCCGCCATTCCCAGCAGCAGCTTGGCTAAAGTATTAATCCATCATGGAGTCCCAGCGGTTTTAGGAATGCGGGACTCCATTACGGACAGCGAAGCCCTCAGTTTTATTCAAACCTTTGCTAGAGCCTTATCAGAAAGGATGCCCATTGATCGGGCTGTAGCGATCGCCAGACAACAGTTGCTGACCCTCTACAAATTCAACCAGCCAGCTTGGACTCTGCCCATATTATATATGCACCCTGAGTTTAATGGCTTCCTAGCCCCCACCGAGGACGCTATTCGCACCCAACTACCCGCCAACTCACCCACGGCGCTAGGATATTGTCTCCCCCGCGCCTATCTGAAACTCCAGCAAACAACTGAGGAAGTCACATCAAAAAGCTGGCTAATAGAAGCCGGACGGGTTCAGATAGGGCGATCGGAACAAAATGATATTGTTTGGCATGAATCATGGATTTCTAATCAACACGCCGAGATTTTCTGTCGCAATGGTAACGGGTCTCCCACCAATCCGCCGACCTACTTTCTGCGAGATTTCTCTCGCTACGGTACTCTAGTTTGGGAGGAACAGAAGCAGCAGTGGCACCGCATTCATCATCAAGAGGTACAACTTTCATCGGGAACTAAGTTAAAATTTGGCAGTTCCCAGGGTCGCATTTGGGAATTTTTGATTGATAGCCCGTAA
- the glgX gene encoding glycogen debranching protein GlgX, which yields MKSDIGRGQSFPLGATVYPDGVNFCLFSKTCASLELLFFDAQDDAKPSRVIKFDPQYNKTFYYWHIFVKGIKAGQIYGYRAYGMFEPELGYRFDADKVLLDPYAKAVVNTENYSREAASKRGDNCAKAMKAVVVDPKTYDWEDDKPLEIPYSQTVIYEMHVGGFTRNPNSGIPPSKRGTYAALIDKIPYLKDLGITAVELMPVHQFDEQDAVPPRKNYWGYSTVSFFAPHRQYSFRRDHLGPVDEFRDMVKALHKAGIEVILDVVYNHTAEGNENGPTLSFRGIDNSMYYMLEEENQSFYSNYSGCGNTIKANHEIAGQMIIDSLRYWVSEMHVDGFRFDLASIFSRNRDGTPMEDAPILWIIKSDPVLAGAKLIAEAWDAGGLYEVGSFAGDRFTEWNGQFRDDVRSFVKSEPKQIQRLAYRIMGSPDIYPKPDREPHCSINFITCHDGFTLNDLVSYNQKHNQANGENNRDGHNDNRSWNCGVEGLTNDTYIEALRNQQMKNLWTILLVSQGTPMLLMGDEVRRTQNGNNNAYCQDNELGWFDWSDVGKHPELLRFVKNLIRFTQRLQIFRIESILVMDPNSKLPNITWHGVRLNKPDWADYSRSIAFSLRHPEKQEYLHIMLNSYWEPLLFEIPILPKGQRWYRIVDTALAVPNDFCTEKTAPPIQGNHYRVQGRGSVILMAQSR from the coding sequence ATGAAGTCTGATATTGGGCGCGGTCAGAGTTTCCCCCTCGGTGCTACAGTTTATCCTGATGGGGTCAATTTTTGCTTATTTTCCAAAACCTGTGCATCTTTAGAGTTGCTGTTTTTTGATGCCCAAGATGATGCCAAACCTAGCCGTGTGATCAAGTTTGACCCTCAGTATAATAAAACTTTCTACTACTGGCATATTTTTGTCAAAGGCATTAAGGCAGGGCAAATTTATGGATATCGCGCCTATGGAATGTTTGAGCCGGAATTGGGCTATAGATTTGACGCGGATAAGGTACTGCTTGACCCCTATGCTAAAGCTGTGGTTAATACCGAAAATTATAGTCGGGAAGCGGCCTCCAAACGTGGTGATAACTGTGCTAAGGCTATGAAAGCCGTAGTCGTAGACCCCAAAACTTATGATTGGGAAGATGATAAGCCGCTGGAAATCCCCTATTCTCAAACCGTAATCTATGAGATGCACGTGGGCGGTTTTACCCGCAATCCTAACTCAGGTATTCCCCCGTCTAAACGAGGAACTTATGCAGCCTTAATTGATAAGATACCTTATCTAAAAGACTTGGGAATCACTGCAGTAGAATTAATGCCTGTTCATCAATTTGATGAACAAGACGCTGTTCCGCCTCGAAAAAATTACTGGGGTTATAGTACAGTTTCCTTTTTTGCTCCCCATAGACAGTATAGTTTTAGGCGCGACCACCTCGGACCTGTTGATGAATTTCGCGATATGGTGAAAGCCCTTCATAAAGCGGGTATTGAGGTAATTTTAGATGTAGTTTATAACCACACCGCCGAGGGAAATGAGAATGGTCCGACTCTCTCATTTAGGGGGATTGACAATTCTATGTATTATATGCTGGAGGAGGAGAATCAGTCGTTTTATAGTAACTATAGTGGCTGCGGAAATACCATTAAAGCCAACCATGAAATCGCGGGACAAATGATTATTGATAGTCTGCGCTATTGGGTTTCCGAGATGCACGTGGATGGTTTTCGGTTCGATTTGGCATCAATTTTTTCCCGAAATCGTGATGGTACACCCATGGAAGATGCGCCGATTTTATGGATTATTAAATCTGACCCGGTATTGGCGGGAGCCAAACTAATTGCTGAGGCTTGGGACGCAGGGGGACTGTATGAGGTGGGGTCTTTTGCAGGCGATCGCTTTACCGAATGGAATGGACAATTTCGGGATGATGTTCGCAGTTTTGTCAAAAGTGAACCCAAACAAATCCAACGCCTAGCCTATCGAATTATGGGGAGTCCAGATATTTACCCCAAACCCGATCGCGAACCTCATTGTAGCATTAACTTTATCACCTGTCACGATGGCTTTACCCTCAATGATTTGGTTTCCTATAACCAGAAACATAATCAAGCCAATGGTGAAAATAACCGGGACGGACACAATGATAATCGCAGTTGGAATTGTGGAGTTGAGGGCTTAACTAATGATACCTATATCGAAGCCCTACGCAATCAACAAATGAAAAACTTGTGGACAATTCTGTTAGTATCCCAAGGAACTCCCATGCTGTTAATGGGTGATGAAGTCCGCCGCACCCAAAACGGAAATAATAACGCCTATTGTCAAGATAACGAGTTAGGTTGGTTTGACTGGAGTGATGTCGGTAAACACCCGGAACTATTGCGATTTGTGAAAAATCTGATCCGATTTACCCAAAGACTGCAAATTTTTCGGATTGAAAGCATTTTAGTCATGGACCCCAATAGTAAATTACCTAACATTACATGGCATGGGGTACGCTTAAATAAACCCGATTGGGCAGATTATTCCCGCAGTATTGCCTTTAGTTTACGACATCCCGAAAAACAGGAATATCTTCATATTATGCTCAATTCTTATTGGGAACCCCTCCTGTTTGAGATACCTATTCTCCCAAAAGGTCAACGGTGGTATCGTATTGTGGATACAGCTTTAGCAGTCCCCAATGATTTCTGTACCGAGAAAACAGCCCCCCCAATTCAAGGGAATCACTATCGAGTCCAGGGACGCGGATCAGTTATTCTGATGGCACAGTCCCGGTAG
- the purC gene encoding phosphoribosylaminoimidazolesuccinocarboxamide synthase has product MSDISDRQQLYEGKAKIVYTTDDPEVLLAYYKDDATAFNAQKRGTIKGKGEINNTMSGHLFKLLEAAGVPTHYIDTPSPNEMRIKRVKIVPVEVIVRNIAAGSLCKQTGIPLGTVLQPPLVEFCYKNDQLGDPLLTRDRLLVMNLATPEQLKSMEDLSRQIDQILSDFFSECGITLVDFKLEFGITSDGQLILADEISPDTCRLWDQAETDPNLRVMDKDRFRNDLGNVESAYQQVLARILSRLG; this is encoded by the coding sequence ATGTCTGATATCTCTGACCGACAACAACTGTATGAAGGGAAAGCCAAAATCGTCTATACCACTGATGACCCAGAGGTGTTGCTGGCTTACTATAAGGATGATGCCACAGCATTTAACGCCCAGAAACGGGGGACGATTAAAGGGAAGGGTGAAATTAATAACACCATGTCTGGTCATCTGTTCAAACTCCTAGAGGCGGCGGGTGTTCCCACTCATTACATTGATACCCCTAGTCCTAATGAAATGCGGATCAAACGGGTGAAGATTGTTCCTGTGGAAGTGATTGTTCGTAATATCGCCGCAGGGAGTCTGTGTAAACAGACGGGAATTCCCCTGGGAACAGTTTTGCAGCCCCCTTTGGTGGAATTTTGCTATAAAAATGACCAGCTAGGTGATCCTCTACTAACTCGCGATCGCCTCTTGGTGATGAATTTGGCGACCCCAGAACAGCTTAAATCTATGGAAGACCTCAGCCGCCAGATTGACCAGATTTTGAGTGACTTTTTCAGTGAATGTGGTATCACTCTGGTAGACTTTAAGCTAGAATTTGGCATTACCTCTGATGGTCAGTTAATATTGGCTGATGAGATTAGCCCTGACACTTGTCGCCTCTGGGACCAAGCCGAAACTGACCCTAACCTCCGGGTGATGGATAAGGATCGCTTCCGTAATGACCTCGGAAATGTCGAGAGTGCTTATCAGCAAGTATTAGCTAGGATTCTCAGTCGTCTGGGTTGA